Within Deltaproteobacteria bacterium, the genomic segment GTGGCCCGATCGGTGATAACGCTGGCCGACTCGCAGGTGCCGGCCTGCGCGAACAGCTCCTCCAACTCCTTCTGCGTGACGTCAAAGGCGAGATTCCCGACGTACAGCTTCCGTCCCATTGCACGAACTCCTTGCCGTGGGCCGCCGTAGCGGCCAGTTGAAATTCCCCTCCGGCCGGTGGCACCTGTTGCCGCGGCCATATCTGCCTGAGTGTTGGTGCGGGAGGCGTACGGAACGCCACAAGGACAGAGCGAGGCTCTCGCGCCTGACAGTCAGAAAGAGTGAGGCGGACCTTATCAGCTGTGGCGATTGGGTACAACCCGGCGCGTGATCAGGCAGAAGACGCCCGGCACCGAGGCTTGCGCCGCCAAGCACGAAGAAGAGTTCATGCGGACGCGCTGGTGTCTCTAGCGCTGATGATGTTTGCCGCTTGATCTTTGGCCGGCGCGATGGCCAGACTAGCGGTATGACGCGGCGGGACGTGCAACTCCCCGTATCTGGTCGAGCGGGTCCGGCGCCGCAACGGACCAACGCGGTACTCGATGAATTGGTCGAGAACGCCAGCGATATCGTTGTGCTCAACGATCGCGCCGGATGGATCGTGGCCGCCAATCGCGCTGCCCGCGAGCTCGGCGGCTACACAAATGACGACGTCGCACGTGGAGTCCATCTTCGCGAAGTATTGGCCCCACATGAAGTGGCCATAGCCATGGAGATCAGCGAGCGGGCGTTCCAAGGCCTGCCGATCCCACCGATGTACGAGCGCGAGGTGGTATTGCGAGGCGAGCGCCGCCGCATTCTCGAACTTCGCAGCAACCTGCTCTGCCGGGATGGATTCGAACCGGTGATCTGCACGGTCGGGCGAGACATTACCGAGCGCCGAGCGGCCGGAGATTTTCAGTCCGGCCTGGTACAGGTCGCGCAAGCGTTGCTCAGCGCCAAGGGGTTGGACGAGTTGGCCGCGATCTCCTGCGCCGAGGTGCAACGGATGCTGCATCTCGACGGGGTGTACATTTGGCTGCTCCGTGACGACGCATTGGTAGGGTACGCCGCGGCGGGCCGCTATGCGGCGGACTTTTCCAATGTACGTTTTCCGTTGGCGGAGGCGGTCCGTCGCGGTCTTGAGAGCGCGGGAGAAGTCGTGATTCTCAACCACTACGCGGAGTCTGGGTTCGCCGATGAGAGCGCGCGCGCGGCCGGGGTGCGCGCGTTGCTGATCGTGCCGCTGCGTCGGCAGGGTGCCGTGTTGGGGTTGCTCTCCTTCGCTGACTACACCGACCCAGAGCGGTTTACAGCGAGTCTCGGCGAGAAGGGCATGATTTTCGGCGCTCAGATCGCGGTGGCGATCGAGTCGGCACTGGCACGCGAGGGGCAAGAAGAGGAGGGGCGAGTCTCGACCGCACTTCTCCACGTGGCGCGCGCCATCCGTGAGGCGGAGACCGAGGCGGCTGTATTGCCGCAGATCACTTTCAGTGCACGGGAAGTGATCGGGTGCGATTGGGCAGCCCTTGCGCTGTGGGATCCGGCGCGTGAGGTCTTCCGTCTGGCGGCGATCGAGGGCGTTGCAGCGGAGATGGCCGACGAATTGCGCACCGTCGAGCTTGGGCCGATGTCGCTCGGGCGATTGATCGGCCGGGTCCTGGCCGGCGAAATCGTGGAGATTCCAGAGCCCCGTGGACCGTTCGAGCTGTGGGAGCGCTGGCAGCTCAGCTCGCTGCTGGTGGTGCCGATGCTGCGAGTGGGCCGCATCGTCGGCGCGCTGGTCGTCGGCTACCGCACACGGCGAGGCGCGTTTTCCATCCGCGAGCGCCGGTTGAGCGAGGGCATCG encodes:
- a CDS encoding GAF domain-containing protein; the protein is MTRRDVQLPVSGRAGPAPQRTNAVLDELVENASDIVVLNDRAGWIVAANRAARELGGYTNDDVARGVHLREVLAPHEVAIAMEISERAFQGLPIPPMYEREVVLRGERRRILELRSNLLCRDGFEPVICTVGRDITERRAAGDFQSGLVQVAQALLSAKGLDELAAISCAEVQRMLHLDGVYIWLLRDDALVGYAAAGRYAADFSNVRFPLAEAVRRGLESAGEVVILNHYAESGFADESARAAGVRALLIVPLRRQGAVLGLLSFADYTDPERFTASLGEKGMIFGAQIAVAIESALAREGQEEEGRVSTALLHVARAIREAETEAAVLPQITFSAREVIGCDWAALALWDPAREVFRLAAIEGVAAEMADELRTVELGPMSLGRLIGRVLAGEIVEIPEPRGPFELWERWQLSSLLVVPMLRVGRIVGALVVGYRTRRGAFSIRERRLSEGIAAQAAAAVENARLVEDLRRANQLKSEFLATMSHELRTPLSAILGYADLMHDGAMGPLTENQHEALARMRLNGRGLFELINTTLDAGRLESGRVELEPSSFQLGELLDELRHEFAVQAAHRKLTLQWPADGPIASLYTDRGKLKMVVRNLVDNAVKFTAVGSVAVTTTGSDAEPSITIAVRDTGAGIPLAELPSLFEMFRQGDGTHQGARSGVGLGLYLVRRYTELIGGRVRAESRLAEGSTFYVEIPRRLGGEFRNQ